A region from the Saccharomonospora azurea NA-128 genome encodes:
- the bsaP gene encoding biotin synthase auxiliary protein BsaP, which produces MNPVHCVHCGGLLSASGHEKCRNPRTALEPPRYCPQCARRMVVQVTPTGWTARCSRHGETSSSGAVTTG; this is translated from the coding sequence GTGAACCCGGTCCACTGCGTCCACTGTGGCGGCCTGCTGTCCGCCTCCGGGCACGAGAAGTGTCGGAATCCACGCACGGCCCTGGAGCCGCCGCGCTACTGCCCCCAGTGCGCGCGGCGCATGGTGGTGCAGGTGACCCCCACGGGGTGGACGGCACGGTGCAGCAGGCACGGCGAAACCTCCTCCTCCGGAGCGGTCACCACCGGCTAG
- a CDS encoding DUF2567 domain-containing protein, with protein MSEQAGAGRGHATLVQATGQVSRVVVRADLLPAFSAVSLIALLGLPLGWIWSRLAPPQRMRVVTREHQLAPLTAESWHRFDDLAIFLLIGLVAGLLVGVVVWLLRARRGPVMLVGAVLGSLLSAWLAMRMGTAFAEARFSLPTSAELGAVVDRAPVLETGWALLAQPLTTAFAYGTLAAWNARDDLGRRLG; from the coding sequence TTGTCGGAGCAGGCAGGCGCCGGGCGGGGCCACGCGACGCTCGTGCAGGCGACCGGCCAGGTGTCCCGAGTGGTGGTCCGCGCGGACCTGCTGCCCGCGTTCAGCGCGGTGTCGTTGATCGCGCTTCTCGGGCTGCCGCTCGGCTGGATCTGGTCCCGGCTCGCTCCTCCCCAGCGGATGCGTGTGGTCACGCGGGAACACCAGCTGGCCCCGTTGACGGCGGAGAGCTGGCACCGCTTCGACGACCTGGCGATCTTCCTGCTGATCGGTCTGGTGGCGGGGTTGCTCGTCGGCGTGGTGGTCTGGCTGCTGCGCGCCCGTCGCGGGCCGGTGATGCTCGTGGGGGCCGTCCTCGGATCGCTGCTGAGCGCGTGGCTCGCGATGCGCATGGGCACGGCGTTCGCCGAGGCGAGGTTCTCGCTTCCGACCTCGGCGGAGCTCGGCGCGGTGGTCGACCGGGCGCCCGTGCTGGAGACGGGCTGGGCGTTGCTCGCGCAACCGCTCACCACGGCCTTCGCGTACGGGACGCTGGCGGCCTGGAACGCCCGCGACGACCTCGGCAGGCGGCTGGGCTGA